In Pseudomonas sp. MM213, a genomic segment contains:
- a CDS encoding LysR substrate-binding domain-containing protein: MNLFQLRAFDAVAREGSFTRAAARLFISQPAVTGHIKALEEHYQITLLRRTARRVELTEEGTKLAAITRAMFGLAEEAQVMLEANRQLLTGRLEVAADGPHMVMPMLASLRARYPGITVNLRLGNAQETLAALLSEHADVAVLTEVEPRKGLHLQALSESRICALVPEGHAWAQRSKGVPLKDLDQVIMVLREPSSITRRTFDDACAQAKVSPRVLLELDSREAVTEAVAAQLGVGVVSSVEVSHDPRVAAVPIIGEGLVNRHMIGCMERRRDLRLIQAFFELAPVS, translated from the coding sequence ATGAACCTGTTCCAGCTCCGCGCCTTCGATGCGGTGGCCCGCGAGGGCAGCTTTACCCGGGCCGCTGCACGGCTGTTCATCAGCCAACCGGCGGTCACCGGGCACATCAAGGCGTTGGAGGAGCACTACCAGATCACCCTGCTGCGGCGCACCGCGCGTCGGGTCGAGCTGACGGAGGAGGGCACCAAACTCGCCGCGATCACCCGGGCGATGTTTGGTCTGGCCGAAGAAGCGCAAGTGATGCTGGAGGCCAATCGGCAATTGCTCACCGGGCGTCTGGAAGTGGCGGCGGATGGGCCGCACATGGTCATGCCGATGCTCGCGAGCCTGCGCGCGCGGTATCCGGGGATCACCGTGAACCTGCGCCTGGGCAATGCGCAGGAAACCCTGGCGGCGCTGTTGTCGGAGCATGCCGATGTGGCGGTGCTGACCGAGGTTGAGCCGCGCAAGGGTTTGCATTTGCAGGCGCTGAGCGAGTCGCGGATTTGTGCGCTGGTGCCTGAGGGGCATGCTTGGGCGCAGCGTTCGAAAGGGGTGCCGCTGAAGGATTTGGATCAGGTCATCATGGTGTTGCGCGAACCGAGTTCGATTACCCGACGCACGTTCGATGACGCTTGCGCCCAGGCGAAGGTGAGCCCCCGGGTGTTGCTGGAACTGGACAGTCGCGAGGCGGTGACCGAGGCCGTCGCGGCACAGTTGGGGGTTGGCGTGGTGTCGTCGGTGGAGGTCAGCCATGACCCGCGGGTGGCGGCGGTGCCGATTATTGGCGAGGGATTGGTGAACCGGCACATGATCGGGTGCATGGAGCGGCGGCGGGATTTGCGCTTGATTCAGGCGTTTTTCGAGTTGGCGCCGGTCAGTTAG
- a CDS encoding 1-aminocyclopropane-1-carboxylate deaminase/D-cysteine desulfhydrase, with the protein MFLPSNDWLPRAPLEPLHLDWLESTGIEVAILRLDQIDPLISGNKWFKLIEHLKAADLAAAKGIISLGGAHSNHLHALAAAGKRFGFTTVGLLRGHPQETPTVKDLQAFGMQLHWLGYGGYRARHDAGFWEPWQAQYPELFAVPEGGGGLSGAKGCMQLKSMVGAQLNGLGWSDYDGWWLACGTGTTLAGLALAEAGDHPVYGALAVPDDHGVAQQIASIVQEAGLHHPVYELFDASRGGFAKVDPLLLDFIAQTEQASGIPLEPLYTGKALLALKQQVEAGRFAQGTRLIFIHTGGLQGLRGFSSRLVPL; encoded by the coding sequence ATGTTCCTCCCTTCCAATGACTGGCTTCCCCGAGCCCCGCTCGAACCCCTTCATCTCGACTGGCTCGAAAGCACCGGCATCGAAGTCGCCATCCTGCGCCTGGACCAGATCGACCCGCTGATCAGCGGCAACAAGTGGTTCAAGCTCATCGAACACCTCAAAGCGGCTGACCTTGCCGCTGCCAAAGGCATCATCAGCCTCGGCGGTGCTCACTCCAATCATCTTCACGCACTGGCTGCCGCCGGCAAGCGCTTCGGTTTCACGACCGTGGGTTTATTGCGCGGCCATCCGCAGGAAACGCCCACAGTGAAAGACTTGCAAGCCTTCGGCATGCAGTTGCACTGGCTCGGTTATGGCGGCTATCGCGCGCGGCACGATGCGGGTTTCTGGGAACCCTGGCAGGCGCAATACCCTGAGCTGTTTGCGGTGCCGGAAGGTGGCGGCGGTTTGTCGGGTGCGAAGGGCTGCATGCAACTGAAGTCGATGGTCGGCGCGCAACTGAACGGTCTGGGCTGGAGCGACTACGACGGCTGGTGGCTGGCCTGTGGAACGGGCACCACGCTGGCCGGCCTGGCGTTGGCTGAAGCGGGGGATCATCCGGTTTATGGCGCGCTGGCGGTGCCCGATGATCATGGCGTTGCGCAGCAAATCGCATCGATCGTGCAGGAAGCGGGCTTGCATCATCCGGTCTACGAACTGTTCGACGCCAGTCGTGGTGGCTTCGCCAAAGTCGATCCGCTGTTACTGGATTTCATCGCGCAAACCGAACAGGCCAGTGGCATTCCCCTTGAACCGCTGTACACCGGCAAAGCGCTGCTGGCGCTCAAGCAGCAAGTCGAAGCCGGACGATTCGCACAGGGTACGCGACTGATCTTCATCCACACCGGCGGCTTGCAAGGGCTTCGCGGATTTTCGTCGCGCCTCGTACCCCTGTAG
- a CDS encoding 2-aminoethylphosphonate--pyruvate transaminase, with amino-acid sequence MSTAEPILLTPGPLTTSARTRQAMMVDWGSWDDRFNQLTASLCEQLLAIINGSESHHCVPLQGSGTFAVEAAIGTLVPRDGKVLVLINGAYGKRLAKICEVLGRSFSTFETAEDEPTTAADVDRLLRADASITHVALIHCETSTGILNPLPEIAQVIAQHGKRLIIDAMSSFGALPVDAQQVPFDALIAASGKCLEGVPGMGFVFARKDALANAAGNSHSLAMDLFDQHTYMAKTGQWRFTPPTHVVAALHEALLQYNEEGGLPARHQRYADNCKVLLDDMARLGLRSFLPAAIQAPIIVTFHAPKDPRYQFKEFYERVKAKGFILYPGKLTQVETFRVGCIGHVNQAEMHAAVAAIAEVLREMEVLEI; translated from the coding sequence ATGAGTACTGCCGAACCCATCCTGCTCACCCCCGGCCCGTTGACGACGTCGGCCCGCACCCGTCAGGCGATGATGGTCGACTGGGGTTCATGGGATGACCGCTTCAATCAACTGACCGCCAGCCTCTGCGAGCAACTGCTGGCGATCATCAACGGCAGCGAGAGTCACCACTGCGTGCCCCTGCAAGGCAGCGGCACCTTCGCCGTCGAAGCGGCAATCGGCACGCTGGTGCCTCGCGACGGCAAAGTCCTGGTGCTGATCAACGGCGCCTATGGCAAACGCCTGGCGAAAATCTGCGAAGTGCTCGGCCGTTCCTTCAGCACCTTTGAAACCGCCGAAGACGAACCGACCACCGCCGCCGACGTAGACCGTCTGCTGCGGGCCGATGCCAGCATCACCCACGTTGCGCTGATCCACTGCGAAACCAGCACCGGCATCCTCAACCCGCTGCCGGAAATCGCCCAGGTCATTGCGCAACACGGCAAACGCCTGATCATCGACGCCATGAGCTCCTTTGGCGCGCTGCCGGTGGATGCGCAACAGGTGCCGTTCGACGCGTTGATCGCGGCCTCGGGCAAATGCCTGGAAGGCGTGCCGGGGATGGGGTTTGTCTTCGCTCGCAAAGACGCGCTGGCAAATGCCGCCGGCAACTCGCACTCGCTGGCGATGGACCTGTTCGACCAGCACACCTACATGGCCAAGACCGGCCAATGGCGCTTCACCCCGCCAACCCACGTGGTCGCGGCGCTGCACGAAGCCCTGCTGCAATACAACGAAGAAGGCGGTTTGCCGGCGCGGCATCAGCGCTACGCCGACAACTGCAAAGTGTTGCTCGATGACATGGCCAGGCTCGGCTTGCGCAGCTTCCTGCCCGCCGCGATCCAGGCGCCGATCATTGTCACTTTCCACGCACCGAAAGACCCGCGTTACCAGTTCAAGGAGTTCTACGAACGCGTCAAGGCCAAGGGTTTCATCCTCTATCCCGGCAAATTGACCCAGGTCGAAACCTTCCGCGTCGGCTGCATCGGCCACGTCAACCAGGCCGAGATGCACGCGGCGGTGGCGGCGATTGCCGAAGTGCTGCGCGAGATGGAAGTGCTCGAAATCTGA
- a CDS encoding LysR family transcriptional regulator produces MSVSHAQLKAFHAVAVHGSFTKAAERLFLTQPAISDQVRKLEERFGVLLFHRNKRSVRLTDLGERLLSITQRLFVIEAEAQELLHDSQALQTGSLILAVDAPVHVLPQIARFCERYPGISVKIETGNTDESLFRLFNYQADLALLGRDVSDERLISLPLRNDPMVAFVSRNHPWADRESICLADLDDTPLVLREIGSVTRQTLEEEMAGAGFRIRPAIQVEGREAAREAVVVGIGVGVVSAAEFGADSRVCALPITDCKRRLTETLVCLREQSSRRVVATFLEMVRESLV; encoded by the coding sequence ATGTCGGTTTCCCACGCCCAGCTCAAAGCCTTCCATGCCGTGGCGGTTCACGGAAGCTTCACCAAAGCCGCCGAGCGGCTTTTTCTCACGCAACCGGCGATTTCCGACCAGGTGCGCAAGCTCGAAGAGCGCTTCGGGGTATTGCTGTTCCACCGCAACAAACGGTCGGTGCGACTGACCGATCTGGGTGAACGCTTGTTGAGCATTACCCAGCGATTGTTCGTCATCGAAGCCGAGGCGCAGGAGTTGCTTCACGACTCGCAGGCGTTGCAGACCGGCAGCCTGATTCTGGCGGTGGACGCCCCGGTGCACGTGCTGCCGCAGATCGCGCGGTTCTGCGAGCGCTACCCCGGCATCAGCGTGAAGATCGAAACCGGCAACACTGATGAATCGCTGTTTCGGCTGTTCAACTATCAGGCTGACCTGGCGTTGCTCGGGCGCGATGTCAGCGATGAACGATTGATCTCGCTGCCGCTGCGCAATGACCCGATGGTGGCGTTTGTTTCGCGCAATCATCCGTGGGCCGACCGCGAGTCGATCTGCCTCGCGGACCTCGACGATACGCCGCTGGTGCTGCGGGAAATCGGCTCGGTGACGCGCCAGACGCTGGAGGAGGAAATGGCCGGCGCCGGGTTTCGGATTCGCCCGGCGATTCAGGTCGAAGGCCGGGAGGCGGCGCGTGAGGCGGTGGTCGTGGGGATCGGGGTGGGCGTGGTCTCGGCGGCGGAGTTTGGTGCGGATTCGCGGGTGTGTGCGCTGCCGATCACCGACTGCAAGCGGCGGCTGACGGAAACGCTGGTGTGTTTGCGCGAGCAGAGTTCGCGGCGGGTGGTGGCGACGTTTCTGGAGATGGTGCGCGAGAGTCTGGTGTAG
- a CDS encoding cytochrome b, which yields MPWKNSDSRYSTVSITLHWLMLVLLAVVYASIEFRGIFPKGSGGRTLIVEAHFMLGLTVFVLVWLRLFARSLGPAPQIFPASPHWQTVLARLMHWALYLFMIAMPILGWLVTSAKGHQVMFYGIDLPMLLSEDKELAKQIEGWHVLGGTIGYWLIGLHAVAGIYHHYVVGDNTLLRMMPKRVNRNS from the coding sequence ATGCCCTGGAAGAACTCCGACTCACGCTACAGCACCGTGTCGATCACGCTGCATTGGTTGATGCTGGTGTTGCTCGCGGTGGTTTACGCCAGCATCGAATTTCGCGGAATCTTTCCCAAAGGCAGTGGTGGCCGAACGCTGATCGTTGAAGCGCATTTCATGCTCGGTCTGACGGTGTTTGTGCTGGTGTGGTTGCGGCTGTTCGCGCGCAGCCTCGGCCCGGCGCCGCAGATCTTCCCCGCTTCGCCGCACTGGCAGACCGTGCTGGCCAGATTGATGCACTGGGCGCTGTACCTGTTCATGATCGCCATGCCGATTCTGGGTTGGCTGGTCACCAGCGCCAAGGGGCATCAGGTGATGTTCTATGGCATTGATCTGCCGATGCTGCTGTCAGAGGACAAGGAGTTGGCCAAGCAAATCGAAGGCTGGCATGTACTCGGCGGCACCATCGGTTACTGGCTGATCGGGCTGCACGCCGTGGCGGGGATTTATCACCACTATGTGGTGGGCGACAACACCCTGCTGCGGATGATGCCCAAACGCGTAAACCGCAATTCCTGA
- the phnX gene encoding phosphonoacetaldehyde hydrolase: MNYANPTKLQAAILDWAGTVVDFGSFAPTQIFVEAFAEFDVQVSIEEARGPMGMGKWDHIRTLCDQPAVAERYRKAFGRTPTDDDVTAIYQRFMPLQIEKIAEHSALIPGALETIANLRAQGIKIGSCSGYPKQVMDKVVELAATNGYVADHVVATDEVPNGRPWPAQALANVIALGIDDVAACVKIDDTVPGILEGRRAGMWTVALICSGNALGLDYEGYRALGSDELDSERKRIHALFEGSRPHYMIDTITDLPAVIADINQRLANGEMPQTN; the protein is encoded by the coding sequence ATGAACTACGCAAACCCAACCAAACTGCAAGCCGCCATCCTCGACTGGGCCGGCACCGTGGTCGATTTCGGCTCCTTCGCCCCAACCCAGATTTTTGTCGAGGCCTTCGCCGAATTCGATGTCCAGGTGTCCATCGAAGAAGCCCGTGGCCCGATGGGCATGGGCAAGTGGGATCACATCCGCACCCTGTGTGATCAGCCGGCCGTCGCCGAACGTTATCGCAAGGCCTTCGGCCGCACGCCGACCGACGATGACGTCACTGCGATTTACCAACGCTTCATGCCGCTGCAAATCGAAAAAATCGCCGAGCACTCGGCGCTGATCCCCGGCGCGCTGGAGACCATCGCCAACCTGCGTGCGCAAGGGATCAAGATCGGCTCCTGCTCCGGCTACCCGAAACAGGTCATGGACAAAGTGGTCGAGCTCGCCGCCACCAATGGCTACGTCGCCGATCACGTGGTCGCCACCGACGAAGTGCCCAACGGCCGTCCATGGCCGGCTCAGGCACTGGCCAACGTGATCGCCCTGGGCATCGACGATGTCGCCGCGTGCGTGAAGATCGACGACACCGTGCCAGGCATTCTTGAAGGTCGTCGCGCCGGCATGTGGACCGTGGCGCTGATCTGCTCGGGTAACGCGCTGGGCCTGGACTACGAAGGTTATCGCGCCCTCGGCAGTGACGAGCTGGACAGCGAACGCAAGCGTATCCACGCACTGTTCGAAGGCTCGCGCCCGCACTACATGATCGACACCATCACCGATTTGCCGGCCGTGATCGCCGACATCAACCAGCGCCTGGCCAACGGCGAGATGCCGCAAACCAACTGA